In Mixophyes fleayi isolate aMixFle1 chromosome 11, aMixFle1.hap1, whole genome shotgun sequence, one DNA window encodes the following:
- the FBL gene encoding rRNA 2'-O-methyltransferase fibrillarin, giving the protein MRPGFSPRGSFRGGDRGGGGRGGFGGRGRGGFGDRGGRGGFGGGGRGGFGDRGGRGGGGRGFGRGAPRGRGGFGGRGGRGGFRGGVKVVVEPHRHEGVFICRGKEDALATKNLVPGESVYGEKRISIEEGEVKTEYRAWNPFRSKLAAAILGGVDQIHIKPGSKVLYLGAASGTTVSHVSDLVGPEGLVYAVEFSHRSGRDLINVAKKRTNIIPVIEDARHPHKYRMLLGMVDVIFADVAQPDQTRIVALNAHNFLKNGGHFVISIKANCIDSTAAPEAVFASEVKKMQQENMKPQEQLTLEPYERDHAVVVGVYRPPPKQKK; this is encoded by the exons ATGAGGCCAG GATTCAGTCCTAGAGGTAGCTTTAGAGGAGGAGACCGTGGTGGCGGCGGTAGAGGAGGCTTCGGAGGCCGAGGCAGAGGTGGATTTGGCGATCGCGGAGGGAGAGGTGGATTCGGCGGTGGGGGTAGAGGTGGATTTGGCGATCGTGGAGGCAGAGGTGGCGGCGGACGAGGTTTTGGAAGAG GAGCACCTCGCGGGAGAGGTGGCTTCGGAGGCCGTGGCGGGAGAGGTGGTTTCAGAGGAGGAGTTAAAGTGGTGGTAGAGCCACACAGACATGAAG GAGTGTTTATCTGCAGAGGGAAGGAGGACGCGCTGGCGACCAAGAATCTCGTTCCTGGAGAATCTGTGTATGGAGAAAAGAGAATCTCCATTGAG GAAGGAGAAGTGAAAACTGAATACAGAGCCTGGAACCCATTCAGATCGAAGCTTGCAGCGGCAATTTTGGGCGGAGTGGATCAAATACACATAAAGCCCGGCTCTAAAGTGTTGTACCTGGGGGCTGCGTCCGGAACCACCGTATCCCATGTGTCAGACTTGGTCGGTCCT GAAGGTCTGGTTTACGCCGTCGAATTCTCTCACAGATCTGGCCGTGATCTGATTAACGTTGCCAAAAAACGTACAAACATCATTCCCGTGATTGAAGACGCCAGACACCCACACAAATACCGCATGTTGTTGG GAATGGTCGATGTCATATTCGCGGACGTAGCCCAGCCTGATCAGACCAGAATTGTTGCCCTCAACGCCCACAATTTCCTCAAGAACGGAGGCCACTTTGTCATATCTATAAAG GCAAACTGTATCGACTCCACAGCAGCGCCAGAAGCCGTGTTTGCTTCAGAGGTAAAGAAAATGCAGCAAGAGAACATGAAGCCGCAGGAGCAGCTTACGTTGGAGCCTTACGAGAGGGATCATGCGGTGGTGGTTGGAGTTTACAG ACCTCCACCTAAACAGAAGAAATAA